Proteins encoded within one genomic window of Humulus lupulus chromosome 1, drHumLupu1.1, whole genome shotgun sequence:
- the LOC133788300 gene encoding chloroplast protein FOR GROWTH AND FERTILITY 2-like codes for MERLLSSSSTTPSLKFHFKASPFLPRFDSTKLSLLPSSRPQLRRLNSLFCKSQGSSFSSSFSTPSKSLQALCFSSSSSSSSPDDSSNESVPESQNLKQISNGYFERSKATTAGVYIMLSALAMILIQPIFAPAAFATFQTAARTGAPAAAAAVGGALIRTELLSSAWTGFFAGCLHTLSGPDHLAALAPLSIGRSWMESAAVGALWGCGHDAGQVIFGLIFLLLKDRLHIEIIRNWGTRVVGLTLLVIGAMGIREASEVPAPCVALENGECDVGVYETLQNPSIGKKKIGFATFATGIVHGLQPDALMMVLPALALPSRVAGAAFLIMFLVGTVVAMGSYTVFIGSCSQALKDRIPRITEKLTWASSIVAIALGFAIIISQFFGYSLY; via the exons CTCTCCTCTTCGTCTACAACCCCTTCTTTGAAATTCCATTTCAAGGCCTCTCCTTTCCTTCCTCGTTTTGACTCTACCAAACTCAGTCTTCTCCCTTCTTCACGTCCCCAGTTAAGGCGGCTCAACTCGCTGTTCTGCAAATCTCAAGGTTCTTCTTTTTCGTCGTCATTTTCTACGCCGTCGAAAAGTTTACAGGCTCTCTGTTTTTcgtcgtcttcttcttcttcttcccctgATGACTCTTCTAACGAGTCGGTGCCCGAATCTCAGAATCTCAAACAGATATCAAATGGGTATTTTGAGAGAAGCAAG GCCACTACTGCAGGGGTATACATTATGCTTTCTGCGCTCGCTATGATCTTAATTCAACCAATTTTCGCACCTGCAGCATTTGCAACTTTTCAAACTGCAGCTAGGACAGGTGCCCCTGCCGCTGCTGCTGCAGTTGGGGGGGCACTCATCCGGACTGAACTACTAAGTAGTGCATGGACTGGTTTCTTTGCTGGTTGCTTACACACTTTGTCAGGACCGGACCATCTtgctgctttggctcctctttcaaTTGGGCGTTCCTGGATGGAAAGTGCAGCTGTTGGAGCCCTATGGGGCTGTGGGCATGATGCTGGTCAGGTTATTTTTGGATTAATATTTCTGTTACTCAAGGATCGGCTTCATATTGAAATTATCCGAAATTGGGGAACAAGGGTAGTAGGCCTTACACTTCTTGTCATTGGTGCTATGGGCATTAGAGAAGCTTCAGAAGTTCCTGCTCCATGTGTTGCATTAGAAAATGGAGAATGTGATGTTGGCGTTTATGAAACTCTTCAAAACCCCTCAATTGGTAAGAAGAAGATTGGTTTTGCTACTTTTGCCACTGGAATTGTCCATGGGCTGCAGCCAGATGCACTGATGATGGTCTTGCCTGCTCTTGCTTTACCTTCTCGTGTGGCTGGTGCTGCCTTTCTGATAATGTTTTTGGTCGGGACTGTAGTGGCAATGGGAAGCTACACAGTATTCATTGGATCATGTAGTCAGGCTTTAAAGGATAGGATTCCCAGAATTACTGAGAAACTGACATGGGCGTCTTCCATCGTAGCCATTGCTCTTGGATTTGCCATCATTATCAGCCAGTTCTTTGGGTACAGCCTTTATTGA